The Corticium candelabrum unplaced genomic scaffold, ooCorCand1.1 SCAFFOLD_116, whole genome shotgun sequence DNA segment CTGGTGATGTTTGTCAACTAAATTATTAGCAATTGCTACTCTACGTGTACCGCCCGCGTGCAGTGCACGTGTCGGTGACGTACAGTACACAGCAAACGTGATTAGTAAGTAAACACTGCTCAGTGATTAGATAATTTTGACTCCACGAGACGTAAGCTTGTACTTACGCTTGACACATTCGAGAACATGTAAAAGTAATCTTTAGCACCCTttgaatcacgtgaccaactcAAGTCTTGTTTCTCATGGCTTGATGAAACAAGACAGCAACACAATCATCTCATGATGTTACATGCAAATCCCAGGGATTGCCCAGGTTTTGGAGAGTTGTGGGGGCGTGGTCGTCTTTTTGCACTcttagaaaacatagtaaatgaagactaaactttctcaaaatcaacgaaatgaaATTTTTGCACGCcgtgtactatatcctattttcGTTTTGGTcaataatcatctaacaacctagaaaacagctgctagcctcggaggcccatgcgccaattttgttctgcttcttcttcttcttctccacaAAGCAGTGACACTTCCTAGAACAACCTCCTCCGCTATAGTTTGCCACCTGAAGGCAATATTTGCAAGACACGAAATACCAGAGTTGGTAATCTCTGATAATGGACCCCAATTCCCTCTCTTGCATTCAGAGCGTTTGCCATATCATACACGGATTCAGACATAACACATCAAGTCCTCTGTACCCCCAGGGCAATGGAGAGGCAGAGAGGGGAGTTGAAACAATAAAgaacctaattaattaagaagtcAGCAGATCCATATCTAGCATTGCTAACATATCGTACCACACTTCTAGCCAGTGAATTTTGTGACGTGTTGCTAGTTTATTGCTTACAACAGTAGCAGCTGTAACACAACTGAACAAGATTACGCGCTAACAACTGTGTCCGGCTTACAAACTGGTAGAACACAACTACTAGTATGACGTCACTCTGGTGATGTCAAGCTATCTCGTTACATTCTCCCTTTTTTCAAAAAAACTtaacaaagaaaaaattaaCACTACGTCATGTCATAGTCATTCATCCATGCTGGCTTGTGTATCGTTCTTCCTCGTCTTGTCTCTGTGgttttgtgttgtggtgttgAGTTGGGTCTCCTCCTCTGTTGATCCTGTTCCCGTTTCTGCACTGGTGTTTCCATTACTTGGGGTTGACtctctggtgtgtctgtgggTTGGGATGTGTTAGCTGGTGTTTCCATTGCTGATGGtggatcatcatcatcgtcagtGTGGTTCTCAGGTCTTGGTATGGTCAATTGTTCTCCTGTGAGTCTGAGCTGTCTTCTATTTCTCCTGTATTTTCGTCCTCCCGACTCTACTAGATATGACCTTGGTCCTATTGACTTCAGACACTTGGCTAGCGACCACTCTATTTCACCTGGCCGTTTCATTTGGACTGTGTTTCCTGGCTCAATAGATGATAATTGTTTTGCCTCTGATGGAAGAACTTTGCCTGAGACTCTTTGCTTTTGTGCAGATTTCCTTTGACTTCTCCAGGTGGTACTGTTTCTGGTATCAACAATTTCTTTGACATTGACAGTTGGGTTTTAGTTCGGCGGCCAAATAGTCTTTGTGCTGGTGATGAGTGTATCTTTTCGGTTGGGGTGTTCCGAAAGTCTAGAAGGGCTAGATAAATGTCCGATTTAGCCCTTATCGCCTTCTTCATTAGTGCTTTGCATAACTTCACACTGTTCTCCACCTTTCCGTTTGATTGTGGGTAGTGGGATGATGACGTTGTATGCTTAAATTGCGATTCGTGCACGAATCTGGCAAACTCCTTGCTAGTGAATTGAGGACCATTGTCACTTCTGAGTTCATCTGGTATTCCATGACGTGCAAAATACCCTTTTAGCTTGTGGATCACGGTTGTACTACAGGTGTCTTGGAGCTTGTCTACTTCAAAAAAGTTGGAATAGTAATCCACAGCTATGACATAGTGTGTACCCTGGAGCTCAAAGAGATCAACTCCTACTTGAGACCATGGTCGATCAGGGATCTTTTGTGGCAATAGGGGTTCCTGTTGTTGCTTCGGTTGGAAAGAATTGCATATGTCACATGTTGACACAAAGTCTCTTACTGCAGTATTCATGTTTGGCCAGTATAGCGCTTTTCTGGCCAACCTCAAGCATCCTTCAACTCCCAAATGAGAACAATGGATCCTCTTGATCATTTGGTTTCTCAATGTCCTTGGGATGATGATGCAATCTCCTTGTACACTATACCATTCTGCACGGACAGTTCAAATCTACAGTTAAAATATGGATGGGCGGGTGTTGGAGCAATATGCTTTGGTTGCAGGGAatcctgttgatatcaactgcatTACACACTGGAGCTCCTCATCCTTGCTAGTGGCTTCTCTGATCTCATCTAGCTGTGTTTCTTCCTCGGGCCATCCTTCTGACATGCAGATCTCCTCCAATTGTAGACAAAATTCACTCTGTTGGTTTGGTTCTTGCAAGAAGGCTCTGGAAAGTGTGTCAGCAATATAGAGTTCAGTGCCTTTCTTGTATGTTATCTGCAGGTCGTATCTTTGGAGGCGAAGTAACATTCGTTGTAGACGTGTAGGTGTAGTAACTCTACTCAAGTGTTATTAGACAACCGCCAACTCAGAGCTAAACCGCGCACGCGCAACCGGACCCACGTCCTCGCATGTCAACCTACTACACCCCTTCCCCCTAAAGTCTTTTACCCCTACTTGTATGATAGTGCTAGTTTACAAGTCTAGTCTGTCCGGCGCCTTCCTTGCTCGAGCAGATCTTCTGACCCCGGTTGATGCCGGCTCCATGTTGCTGGTTGCTTCATGGCCAACCGTTTCCCCCTGACCACCGTGGTCACCGTTTGTTTCCGAGATGCTCCCTCCTGGTTCACTTGTTACCTCGATTGAAGGCAGTT contains these protein-coding regions:
- the LOC134198020 gene encoding uncharacterized protein K02A2.6-like — encoded protein: MIKRIHCSHLGVEGCLRLARKALYWPNMNTAVRDFVSTCDICNSFQPKQQQEPLLPQKIPDRPWSQVGVDLFELQGTHYVIAVDYYSNFFEVDKLQDTCSTTVIHKLKGYFARHGIPDELRSDNGPQFTSKEFARFVHESQFKHTTSSSHYPQSNGKVENSVKLCKALMKKAIRAKSDIYLALLDFRNTPTEKIHSSPAQRLFGRRTKTQLSMSKKLLIPETVPPGEVKGNLHKSKESQAKFFHQRQNNYHLLSQETQSK